The Candidatus Nitrosocaldus cavascurensis genome segment TTAGACCCATGCATACTTGTTAATACATTGGATGATGCTGATGCTATTGTATACATTGATGTTGATGATCTTACCAATTATACAGGAGGATCTGATGTAATACATGTGCGTAGTGTAGAAGGGAGGAGGATTGCCTTCATACGTGCTGAGATTCCTTCCCTGTATATAGGGTCTATAAGGGTTGTTACTGATGATGGCTTCATAGCAAAGGCCAAGGTAATAACAGATGATGGAAGGATATTAACATCTGTTGTAAGGGATGGTAGTGATAAGGTGCGCATAGATGCCAATACACTCCTCATCAAGCTATACGTTGTGAAGAAGGATAGCAGAGAGGTATGCATAGATGGGCTCTCTACCTATAGGATGATGCTCAATGGAGTAAGTGTTGATAGACCATGTATAAGGTTCAGCAGGTAAGAAAGGGATGAAGAATGAAGGTATGAGTTGGGTTCATATGCTAACCAATATATTTAATTCAGCATCTTGATCATACAATGCAGATACAGGATAGCAATGAGGGTAGTTATGAGATTGCATGTATGGAGATAGCAAAGACACTGATAGATGATCCCTGCATAGATAGGCTAAAGGTGAAGAAGATCATCAAGGCTATAGCAAACAAGTACTCTTTGCCTACACTACCAAAGAATTCAGATATACTTGCATACGTTGAGAGTTACTACCATAAGAATGGCAAGACTAGTGGAAGTGATCTTGCATCTGAACCTCTTCTAGATGATAAGTTTGCAAGGCTCAAGATGCTACTAATGGTTAAACCATCTAGGACTGCATCTGGTGTAGCAGTAATCTCAGTCATGCCAAAACCATATCCATGCCCACATGGAAGATGCATATACTGCCCTGGAGGAGTTGAGGTCAACATACCAAACAGTTATACCCCATCCTCCCCAGCAACAATAGTTGCAATGAGGCATGGTTATGATCCATACATGCAGATACGATCAAAGTTAGATGCTCTAGCAAGAAATGGGCATTATACAAGCAAGGTAGAACTGGTTATAGTTGGAGGCACGTTCCTGTTCATGCCAATTGAGTATCAGAGGTGGTTCATAAAGTCATGCTATGATGCACTTAATGGGTTCAGGAGCAGCACACTTGAGGAGGCTATAGCATACAATGAGCATGCTGAGGTTAGGAATGTAGGCTTTACAGTAGAGACAAAGCCAGACTACTGCAAGGAGGAGCATGTTGATCTCATGCTCTCATATGGCATAACAAGGGTTGAGATTGGTGTGCAAGCATTGAACGATAGGGTTTACAGGCTTGTCAATAGAGGACATACACTTCAAGATGTTGTAGATGCATTTAGAATAGCAAGGGATGCAGGGTACAAGATAGTTGCACATATGATGCCTGGACTCCCTGGCTCAAGCATTGAGCAGGATATTGAGGAGTTCAGGATGCTATTCAATGATCCTAGGTTCAAGCCAGATATGATCAAGGTATACCCAACCCTTGTGCTGAAGGATACTCCACTCTACAAACTCTATGAGAGAGGGGAGTACAAGCCATACAGTGAGGAGCAGTTCATAGAACTCATAGCAAGGATTAAGAGTATGGTGCCAAGATGGGTTAGGATAATGCGTATCCAGAGGGAGGTTGATAGCAGTGAGATAGTTGCAGGGGTAAGGCATGGGAATGCTAGGCAACTAGCATTGAAGAGGTTAAGAGAGCAGGGGCTTAAGTGTAGATGCATAAGGTGCAGAGAGGCTGGACTCAACTATGCTAGCAATATTGGCACTACAAACACTACTACTACCAGCATAGACCCAAGTAGAGCAGTACTCTTGCGTGAGGATTACGATGCTGGTAATGGAAGGGAGGTCTTTCTATCTTATGAGGATCCTGAGCAGGATCTGCTCTTCGGCTTCCTAAGGCTAAGGAAGGTTAGCAGTTATGCACATAGGGATGAGGTTAAGGGCAATAGCAACAACACATGTATCGTTAGAGAGTTGCATGTGTATGGTCAAGTGCTACCATTGCACAAACATTATCCATGGAGTTACCAGCATAGAGGCTTTGGGAGGATGCTCATGGAGGAGGCTGAGCGTATAGCAAGAGATGAGTTCCATGCAAGCAAGTTGCTTGTTATAAGCGCTGTAGGAACAAGGGAGTACTATAAGAAGCTAGGCTATGTACAAGAAGGACCGTACATGGGAAGAGAACTATGATTAAGGTAAAAGAAGAAAAATAAGAGTAGAGCATTCATTTATCCAATACCTCATCTATAGATCTCATGTCTCTCCCTTACTGTTGAGAGAGGTTATGTTCATCAACATTATATGGTGTTGGTT includes the following:
- a CDS encoding tRNA uridine(34) 5-carboxymethylaminomethyl modification radical SAM/GNAT enzyme Elp3; protein product: MQIQDSNEGSYEIACMEIAKTLIDDPCIDRLKVKKIIKAIANKYSLPTLPKNSDILAYVESYYHKNGKTSGSDLASEPLLDDKFARLKMLLMVKPSRTASGVAVISVMPKPYPCPHGRCIYCPGGVEVNIPNSYTPSSPATIVAMRHGYDPYMQIRSKLDALARNGHYTSKVELVIVGGTFLFMPIEYQRWFIKSCYDALNGFRSSTLEEAIAYNEHAEVRNVGFTVETKPDYCKEEHVDLMLSYGITRVEIGVQALNDRVYRLVNRGHTLQDVVDAFRIARDAGYKIVAHMMPGLPGSSIEQDIEEFRMLFNDPRFKPDMIKVYPTLVLKDTPLYKLYERGEYKPYSEEQFIELIARIKSMVPRWVRIMRIQREVDSSEIVAGVRHGNARQLALKRLREQGLKCRCIRCREAGLNYASNIGTTNTTTTSIDPSRAVLLREDYDAGNGREVFLSYEDPEQDLLFGFLRLRKVSSYAHRDEVKGNSNNTCIVRELHVYGQVLPLHKHYPWSYQHRGFGRMLMEEAERIARDEFHASKLLVISAVGTREYYKKLGYVQEGPYMGREL